From a region of the Vicugna pacos chromosome 35, VicPac4, whole genome shotgun sequence genome:
- the ATP5F1C gene encoding ATP synthase subunit gamma, mitochondrial isoform X2, producing the protein MFSRAGVAGLSAWAVQPQWIQVRNMATLKDITRRLKSIKNIQKITKSMKMVAAAKYARAERELKPARVYGIGSLALYEKADIKVPEDKKKHLLIGVSSDRGLCGAIHSSVAKQIKSEVASLTAAGKEVKIVGVGDKIRGILQRTHSDQFLVTFKEVGRRPPTFGDASVIALELLNSGYEFDEGSIIFNRFRSVISYKTEEKPIFSLDTVASAESMSVYDDVDADVLRNYQEYSLANIIYYSLKESTTSEQSARMTAMDNASKNASEMIDKLTLTFNRTRQAVITKELIEIISGAAAL; encoded by the exons GATCCAAGTTCGAAATATGGCAACCTTGAAAGATA TTACCAGGCGACTAAAGTCGATCAAAAACATCCAGAAAATTACCAAGTCTATGAAAATGGTGGCAGCAGCGAAATATGCGCGGGCTGAGAGGGAGCTGAAACCAGCCCGAGTGTACGGAATAGGATCCTTGG CTCTGTATGAAAAGGCAGATATTAAAGTGCCTGAAGACAAGAAGAAACACCTCCTCATCGGTGTGTCCTCGGACCGGGGGCTCTGCGGCGCCATTCATTCCTCGGTTGCTAAACAGATCAAGAGCGAGGTGGCCAGCCTCACGGCGGCTGGGAAGGAAGTAAAGATTGTTGGAGTTGGTGACAAAATCAGGGGCATACTTCAGAG GACTCATTCTGACCAGTTTCTGGTGACGTTCAAAGAAGTGGGAAGGAGGCCCCCTACCTTTGGGGATGCGTCTGTCATTGCCCTTGAATTGTTAAATTCTGGATATGAATTTGATGAAGGGTCTATCATCTTTAACCgattcag GTCTGTCATCTCCTACAAGACCGAAGAAAAGCCCATCTTTTCCCTTGACACTGTTGCAAGTGCCG AGAGCATGAGTGTCTATGATGACGTGGATGCCGACGTGCTGCGGAACTACCAGGAGTACAGCCTGGCCAACATCATCTACTACTCCCTGAAGGAGTCCACCACCAGTGAGCAGAGCGCCAGGATGACGGCCATGGACAACGCCAGCAAGAACGCCT CTGAAATGATTGACAAGTTGACTTTGACGTTCAATCGTACCCGCCAAGCTGTCATCACAAAGGAGCTGATTGAAATCATCTCTGGTGCTGCAGCTCTGTAA
- the ATP5F1C gene encoding ATP synthase subunit gamma, mitochondrial isoform X1, translated as MFSRAGVAGLSAWAVQPQWIQVRNMATLKDITRRLKSIKNIQKITKSMKMVAAAKYARAERELKPARVYGIGSLALYEKADIKVPEDKKKHLLIGVSSDRGLCGAIHSSVAKQIKSEVASLTAAGKEVKIVGVGDKIRGILQRTHSDQFLVTFKEVGRRPPTFGDASVIALELLNSGYEFDEGSIIFNRFRSVISYKTEEKPIFSLDTVASAESMSVYDDVDADVLRNYQEYSLANIIYYSLKESTTSEQSARMTAMDNASKNASEMIDKLTLTFNRTRQAVITKELIEIISGAAALN; from the exons GATCCAAGTTCGAAATATGGCAACCTTGAAAGATA TTACCAGGCGACTAAAGTCGATCAAAAACATCCAGAAAATTACCAAGTCTATGAAAATGGTGGCAGCAGCGAAATATGCGCGGGCTGAGAGGGAGCTGAAACCAGCCCGAGTGTACGGAATAGGATCCTTGG CTCTGTATGAAAAGGCAGATATTAAAGTGCCTGAAGACAAGAAGAAACACCTCCTCATCGGTGTGTCCTCGGACCGGGGGCTCTGCGGCGCCATTCATTCCTCGGTTGCTAAACAGATCAAGAGCGAGGTGGCCAGCCTCACGGCGGCTGGGAAGGAAGTAAAGATTGTTGGAGTTGGTGACAAAATCAGGGGCATACTTCAGAG GACTCATTCTGACCAGTTTCTGGTGACGTTCAAAGAAGTGGGAAGGAGGCCCCCTACCTTTGGGGATGCGTCTGTCATTGCCCTTGAATTGTTAAATTCTGGATATGAATTTGATGAAGGGTCTATCATCTTTAACCgattcag GTCTGTCATCTCCTACAAGACCGAAGAAAAGCCCATCTTTTCCCTTGACACTGTTGCAAGTGCCG AGAGCATGAGTGTCTATGATGACGTGGATGCCGACGTGCTGCGGAACTACCAGGAGTACAGCCTGGCCAACATCATCTACTACTCCCTGAAGGAGTCCACCACCAGTGAGCAGAGCGCCAGGATGACGGCCATGGACAACGCCAGCAAGAACGCCT CTGAAATGATTGACAAGTTGACTTTGACGTTCAATCGTACCCGCCAAGCTGTCATCACAAAGGAGCTGATTGAAATCATCTCTGGTGCTGCAGCTCT GAATTAA